GGTACATCTTTTGGATCCCCAGGTCCGTTACTTAACATAATTCCATCTGGACTAAGGCGTAAAATTTCTTCGGCTGTTGTGTTGTAAGGAACTACAATTACATCACAATCACGTTTATTTAATTCTCGTAAAATACCATGTTTCATACCGAAGTCTACTAGTACGACGCGATGTCCGCGGCCTGGGCTTGGATATGGATCTTTCGTTGATACGCGTTTTACATGATCTGTAAATACTGTCGCTTTTAATTGACTCACGATGTACTCTACATCTGCATCCATGTTACATAGGCGTCCGCGTAATGTACCGTATTGACGAATTTTTCTCGTTAATTTTCTCGTATCAATCCCTGCTAATCCTGGGATGTTTCTTTCTTTTAAGTAGTCATTTAACGAAATTTCGTTACGGAAATTTGATGGGTGATCACAAATTTCATTTACGATTAAACCATTTACAGATGGGTGAATCGATTCAAAATCATCACGGTTGATGCCGTAGTTTCCGATTAGTGGGTACGTGAATGTTACAATTTGACCGCAATATGATGGATCAGATAATGTTTCTTGATATCCAGTCATTCCTGTTGTAAATACAACCTCACCTGACTTTTCGATTTCTCCTCCGAAACCTGTTCCAATTAATACTGTTCCATCTTCTAAGATAAGTTGTCTTTTCATACTAATGCACTCTCCTTTTGCCATGCGATCTTACCACCAACGATTGTCATTACCGGCCATCCTTGGCATTTCCAACCTGCGAATGGTGTATTTTTTCCTTTTGATAAGAATGTTGTTGGGTCAATCTCTTCTTCTTGTTCTAAATCAATGATTGTAATATCAGCTGTTCTACCTTCTTTCAGGCGACCTGCTTCTAAGCCGAATGTATCAGCTGGCTTTTCTGTTAAGAATTGAATTAACTGCTCTAGTGTAATAATTCCTTTTTTCACAAGGTTTGTGTATAGAAGTGGGAATGCAGTTTCAAAACCAGTAATCCCGAATGGTGCTCTTTCAATTCCTTGCGCTTTCTCTTCTGCTGTATGCGGTGCATGGTCAGTTGCGATCATATCGATTGTTCCATCTAATAAACCTTCAATTAATGCTTCGTGGTCTTCTTTTCCACGAAGCGGTGGGTTCATTTTAAAATTAGGATCAGCTGATGGGATATCATCTTCACATAACACTAAGTGATGAGGCGTTACCTCTGCTGTTACTTTAATTCCAGCGCGCTTTGCATCACGAATTACGCGTACAGAGCCTTTCGTACTTACGTGACATACGTGATAGTGACAATCTGCTGCTTCAGCAAGCAGTATATCCCTTGCAATATGTACAGATTCACATACTGATGGGATACCGTTTAATCCGTGTTTCTCAGAAAACTTCCCTTCATGTACACAACCTTTATTAATAAGAGT
This genomic window from Bacillus anthracis str. Vollum contains:
- a CDS encoding carbamoyl phosphate synthase small subunit, whose amino-acid sequence is MKRQLILEDGTVLIGTGFGGEIEKSGEVVFTTGMTGYQETLSDPSYCGQIVTFTYPLIGNYGINRDDFESIHPSVNGLIVNEICDHPSNFRNEISLNDYLKERNIPGLAGIDTRKLTRKIRQYGTLRGRLCNMDADVEYIVSQLKATVFTDHVKRVSTKDPYPSPGRGHRVVLVDFGMKHGILRELNKRDCDVIVVPYNTTAEEILRLSPDGIMLSNGPGDPKDVPEAIEMLKDIIGKVPLFGICLGHQLFALASGANTSKLKFGHRGLNHPVKNIATGKVAITSQNHGYAVEEESVENTELEITHVALNDGTVEGLRHKKFPAFTVQYHPEASAGPEDANDLFEDFLTMIENFKKEGEELCQNA
- the pyrC gene encoding dihydroorotase — its product is MNYLFKNGRYMNEEGKIVATDLLVQDGKIAKVAENITADNAEVIDVNGKLIAPGLVDVHVHLREPGGEHKETIETGTLAAAKGGFTTICAMPNTRPVPDCREHMEDLQNRIKEKAHVNVLPYGAITVRQAGSEMTDFETLKELGAFAFTDDGVGVQDASMMLAAMKRAAKLNMAVVAHCEENTLINKGCVHEGKFSEKHGLNGIPSVCESVHIARDILLAEAADCHYHVCHVSTKGSVRVIRDAKRAGIKVTAEVTPHHLVLCEDDIPSADPNFKMNPPLRGKEDHEALIEGLLDGTIDMIATDHAPHTAEEKAQGIERAPFGITGFETAFPLLYTNLVKKGIITLEQLIQFLTEKPADTFGLEAGRLKEGRTADITIIDLEQEEEIDPTTFLSKGKNTPFAGWKCQGWPVMTIVGGKIAWQKESALV